One window of Saccharopolyspora phatthalungensis genomic DNA carries:
- a CDS encoding YibE/F family protein — MTDRRPTGEPPEPGGGHRARHRRAADQDQVTPDPPTRRGPRPGRDATSTDHGHGHGHGHGPAEPVSKQVKRVLVIALVPFALAAIVGVLLLYPFGHQQRTGTNLGAGQYPVNAEVVSAVAGSCTPDSPSQGGCVLVGVRMQDGPKPGQTIQQAVPTDPGSPRFAVGDQVVLSYAGANPDDPASYQVVDFQRGTPLLVLALMFAAAVIVLGRWQGFAALIALGLSFVVLIGFVLPAILAGENPLLVAVVGAGLIMFVVLYLTHGFSARTSTAVLGTLLSLALIGLLSAVFSASASLTGLDEDTSSLMGLLGAPIDARGLLLAGIVIGALGVLDDVTMTQTSAVWELRKANPTMSLRQLYTAGLRIGRDHVSSAVNTLVLAYAGAALPMLLAYTLSGRTFNQIVSSQAVAQEVVRTLVGSIGLVAAVPITTAIAAAVAIREPAQGASHHGSSVADRVGRAAATGAETATVWWRPPHRKADR; from the coding sequence GTGACCGACCGCCGTCCCACCGGAGAGCCCCCCGAGCCCGGAGGCGGCCATCGGGCTCGCCACCGCCGGGCAGCAGACCAGGACCAGGTCACTCCCGACCCGCCGACGCGACGCGGCCCCCGTCCCGGCCGCGACGCCACCAGCACCGACCACGGCCACGGCCACGGGCACGGCCACGGGCCCGCCGAGCCGGTATCCAAGCAGGTCAAACGAGTTCTCGTCATCGCGCTGGTGCCTTTCGCATTGGCCGCCATCGTCGGCGTCCTGCTGCTCTACCCGTTCGGTCACCAGCAGCGCACCGGCACCAATCTCGGCGCTGGCCAGTACCCGGTCAACGCCGAGGTCGTCTCGGCCGTCGCCGGCTCCTGCACCCCGGACTCGCCCAGCCAAGGCGGCTGCGTGCTGGTCGGGGTCCGGATGCAGGACGGCCCGAAGCCCGGCCAGACCATCCAGCAGGCGGTGCCGACCGACCCGGGCTCGCCGCGCTTCGCCGTCGGCGACCAGGTGGTGCTCAGCTACGCCGGGGCCAATCCAGACGACCCGGCGTCCTACCAGGTAGTCGACTTCCAGCGCGGCACACCGCTGCTCGTCCTGGCGCTGATGTTCGCCGCAGCAGTGATCGTGCTCGGCCGCTGGCAGGGCTTCGCCGCGCTGATCGCCCTCGGGCTGAGCTTCGTCGTGCTGATCGGCTTCGTGCTACCGGCCATCCTCGCGGGCGAGAATCCGCTGCTGGTGGCGGTCGTCGGCGCCGGCCTGATCATGTTCGTGGTGCTCTACCTGACGCACGGCTTCTCCGCGCGGACCTCGACCGCGGTGCTCGGCACCCTGTTGAGCCTCGCGCTGATCGGCCTGCTCAGCGCGGTCTTCTCGGCGTCCGCCAGCCTGACCGGGCTGGACGAGGACACCTCCAGCCTGATGGGGCTGCTGGGCGCGCCGATCGACGCGCGCGGCCTGCTGCTGGCCGGAATCGTGATCGGTGCGCTCGGCGTGCTCGACGACGTGACCATGACCCAGACCAGTGCGGTGTGGGAACTGCGCAAGGCCAACCCCACGATGTCCCTGCGGCAGCTCTACACGGCGGGGTTGCGGATCGGCCGCGACCACGTGTCGTCTGCGGTGAACACCCTGGTCCTGGCCTATGCGGGCGCGGCCCTGCCGATGCTGCTGGCCTACACGCTCTCCGGCCGGACGTTCAATCAGATCGTGAGCTCGCAGGCCGTGGCGCAGGAGGTGGTGCGCACGCTGGTCGGCAGCATCGGCCTGGTCGCAGCGGTGCCGATCACCACCGCGATCGCCGCCGCGGTGGCGATCCGCGAGCCCGCGCAGGGCGCAAGCCACCATGGCAGCTCGGTCGCGGACCGCGTGGGCCGGGCGGCGGCCACCGGCGCCGAAACCGCGACGGTGTGGTGGCGTCCACCGCACCGCAAGGCCGACCGCTGA